The Sphaerodactylus townsendi isolate TG3544 linkage group LG11, MPM_Stown_v2.3, whole genome shotgun sequence sequence TTCCTTGCCAGTGACTCTGTGTGTCTCTCATGACGGATGTGGcgattttttcttttatttttgttatctttcttttttccttggggttttttttttagcttcaCACTAGTGCTGTAGCTTTTCCTttctctgctaattcattgcaatacaacaactATGCCGTAATACTGGCATGCAAGAAGGGTTGGGAATGAGGCTAAGCCCTGGGGCGGGAGGGAAGCAGCACCACATGAGATATTGCTGcaacatactgtgtttccccaaaaataagacagtgtcttatattttatattggcatataaaacaggacaaaattttaaaacaaaacaaggttaagaaatacagttaaaattactaatttccagtataaaatttgcaacagctTCACAAAAGTTTCACAAAACAGTTGTGacaatttgcaacagtttcacaaaatcaGAGCTGTTCGgaagattgggtatcttataacactcatgccactgagaacattgcaagaaaatggaatgcatgtatttcatgcgtatcttattgtatcttattggcatagaaacaaagaatggtcaagtgtttcaaccgtagtcctatcacatgaacaaactcttttagaacgttccatattcttaaaccttccctccagcagagctgatggcagcacattacatcttgcagtagccaaggctctcttctgggtgggattaatcagcagacgaagatatgctgccataattcctcgctcgcatgggattaataatgtagtcggagaacaggttgtcttggcagcacgagtcaaattatgaaaatcaagatccaagagcctattcttaactagtctgaaggcttccacctctgtgagcataaggagagattcccagtgtcttatattaatttttgctccccaggatgcgctatgtcttattttcaggggatgtcttatttttccgctccacagctgcatgctctggtgttctgttcagcgggcatgcttccaaacaaaaactttgctacgtctaactttcgggggatgctttatatttagcacttcagcaaaacctccactacgtcttattctcaggggatgtcttattttcggggaaatggTACCACTAACTAGCACCCATTCTTAAAGGCGCACTAAGTATCTACACAAAATCTAGGAGCTAGCCATCTAGCTGTAGCCCAAAGGTCAGCACAGCCACTActtcagcatggcgtagtggttaagagcaggtggattctaatctggagaaccgggtttgattccccactcctccacctgagtggcagaggcttatctggtgaactagatgtgtttccgcactcctacattcctgccgggtgaacttcggctagtcacagttctctctgaactctctcagccccacatacctcacaaggtgcctgttgtggggagaggaagggaaaggagcttgtaagccacctggagtctcctacgggaaagaaaagtggggtataaatccaaactcctcttttatGGGaaaagcccagaggtgggatccagcaggttctcacaggttcccgagagcaggttactaattatttgtgtgtgccgagagggggttactaattggtgattttgccccgtgattttggcctcagttatgcccctcctctcagcagtagcgcgcagaacttgaagcagtctagcaggaggtgcaccggcgtgcgtgcatttgtttcctgcccaaggaccgatgcagcagctgcgtccttgccacagccccgcccaggaatgccccgcccccatcgtgcctgaccacgcccccatcgtgccccactacgccacagtttgaatcccaccaccatgagaacctgttactacaatttttggatcccaccactggaaaagcccGTCTGCATGAATGTTCCATAGCACCTTGACTCAAGGCCTTCtcgtgttggcaaccctatctccgcATAACCCCAAGTGCCTGGACCAGTTTCCAAACAGAACACTTTGACAACCAGCAGTCAAGAGCGGGCCCTCATGTGATCACTCCGGCCAGATCTCCAGCAGGGTGCCAACAAAACCACATGTCACAAAAGCCTGCTGGCTGTGCCTTTCCCACACTTGAATGAGCCTCGAGGCAAATCCCCagagccccggccaggaatgcgcATCTATCTCGCACAACGCCAGCTTCGTTTAACCATGACATCTATGAAATGCCACCCAGATGTCGGGATCTGGGCTCGAGGAGGCCAAAAGCTGCCGTCCCCCTTGCGATGAGAACAAACCAGGCAcgtgaagcaaaaataaaaacaattttttttaaaaaaaagaaaagctagtTTGCATAATGTATTCTGTGCACTGAGTGGCGGGCTTTCTCGTGTGGATTTTAGATTGAAAGGAGCAGGAGGAACCGCAACGTGCGTGCAGCTGCTATTCACGACACACGCACAAGAAGCGTGGCACGGCCTTCTTTGAACATGCGAGTTCATCTGGAGAGACCATTTCAAGCCAGGCTAGGCTAGACAGCCCCGGAAAGAGGAATAGACTTGCAGCTCCGTTCTGCCGGGCTGCGTCTTTCTTTTCAGGAGCTCTAACGTAGCtgtagaacagtgtttcccaaccttttcgaggtcagggtacccttgacttcactcttcatatctcccgGTACCCCTGCcgtcaccctccaccttcccctcccagttcccctgcttgccactccccaccttcccctcccagggtgaagggaagcacggggcgggggggggggggggctgctgaccttgtggcaggccctgccccatgggccagcccCATGTCCtcgctggtgccggtgggagacaccacaaaaaggaggggggcggtagtgtcgccgcggtacccctgggacatgctcacaggaaaccctggttgagaatggctgctgtagaaTATTAATAACAAGGTCCTTCCCTCGAATCAATCTGGACAGATTGAGCCTTTTCTACCTTTTGTGGAAGATCCCaattatttccccccctccccgctcgaAGATACAAGTTGTATTACTGggaagggttgccaatctctggACTTGCCCCCGACCCCccaaatcacaactgatttccggacaacagaaatcagaccCCCCTGGAGAAAGCGGCTGCTTTAAAAGTTGGGCTTCCCAGCATTGCATTCCTGATGAACTCCCTCTGTCCTCCAAATTCGGCCTTCCCGGACTTCCATCCACGAAtgctcaggaatttcccagcccagagccgGCCACCCTACTGGGACGATCTTTTCTTTTTGGCAAGTGGCAGGCGTGAACTTTCGTTCACACCGTCTTCCACCAGCCTCTCACTGCTAACTGCGCACGATCAATCTACAGAGCCCAGAACGCTGCTTTTGGTGAATTGCCGTGGGCGCCAGGGTGCTTTGTgcttttaaaaggaaggaaaggggcggggggggggggagagagagagagagagagctttgtaTGTTTACAGTAATGCTGGTTCGTAGAGACTTGGCCACCCAGAAACAGTTTCAGCTGCTGGCTGGATTTCAAGAAGGGCTGTCCTCCCAGTCGGAGCAGGCCACGGAGGAACCTAACAGGATTCGATCCCTTCACTGCCTGGCCAAAACAAACCCGTAAAAGAACCACAGaacccctctatactttgggatcacacccccgaaatctagccctgctgtatacttagaacagcttgttaattataagtgcagatgggtcatgacaagagcaaggtgcaacttattcccctctgtctatcttcaaggagcagcagtggcgtaggaggttaagagctcatgtatctcatctggaggaaccgggtttgattcccagctctgccgcctgagctgtggaggctcatctggggaattcagattagcctgggcactcccacacacgccagctgggtgaccttgggctagtcacagcttctcggagctctctcagcctcacccacctcacagggggtttgttgtgaggggggaagggcaaggagattgtcagcccctttgagtctcctgcaggagagaaagggggaatataaatccaaactcttcttcttcttcttcaaggtcgtttccttaacatcccacaaagtgagtgttgctgtcggtactgtcccaacgctatggactccatccctcatatcctgctttactgttcgaggtataatgatattagaaccgatctgggagctttactacctctaggatttatgtttctctcagtcAAACTAAAAacgtctaagctattgaacagccctcatgtagaaatttctgaagcagttgctacatttttaatccatgttctatataatatgtaacaatgatcctgtttttgtatttggaatgtatgggacttatggtttatgcctaataaaggtttttggattggattggaaccaCAGAGTAGCCAGGCCCCTGAGGGCCTAAACATGCCTAGTTTCATGCAAATAAAAAGTCCAGGGGAGCCTGTAGTCTGTTTCCACCACAGGCATGTGAAATGCGTCTCAAAGCTCATGAAGAGGGGCCCCAACATAGAGCCCCCAAACACCTTTTCCGGACCCCGAGTGCtttgaggaagtgggtggggccaggtaggtcTTTCacccagcaaggattctgattggctgtgcaggtttttttttaatgtcgatttggcaacagctgccaccacagcacaaggatcagCACAAAGTCGCCTTCGCCTCCTGCAGCCGTCATTTTGTCGCTGCGGCTGCGCCCTCCACGCCATGCCCAAATTCCAAATCCTTTAAAGTTTTGTCACTGCATGGGGCAGTTTCACGCCTGTTACCCCCAtgtccctttcccttcctgcgtCCCTCTCGTGATcagcctaagttcacagaatcgaCATTGCTGTCAGTGGGCTATCTAGAGCCAAATTTTACTTCCAGATCGGCTTCTTGAAACTCTGTGTtgtttcagtgggatttaaccAGGAGTGACAAAAAACACCCTAGTttctggagccagcgtggtgtagtgcttaagagcaggtgcgctctaatctggagaacagggtttggttcctggctctgccacttgagctgcagaggcttatctggtgaactagattagcttgtgcactccaacacatgccagttgggtgacctggggctagttgcagttcttcggcgctctctcagccccacctacctcacagggtgtttgttgtggggataggggagggaaaggagattgtaagcccctttgagtttccttacaggaagaagaagagtatggatttatatcccccctttctctcctgtaggagactcaaaggggcttacaatctcctttcccttccccccttacaacaaaccccctgtgaggtgggtgaggctgagagagctccgagaagttgtgactagcccaaggtcacccagctggcgtgtgtgggagtgaacaggctaatctgaattccccagataagcctccacagctcaggcggcagagctgggaatcaaacccggttcctccagattagacatacgagctcgtaacctcctacgccactgctggaaggaaggcaggaaggcaggaaggcaggaaaggggatataaatccaactcttcctctccttccttccttccttccttccttccttccttccttccttccttccttccttccttccttccttccttccttccttccttctcctcagaATTCCCTAACTGCTTTAGCCAAGTAAGAACTTTGATAATTCAGGAGTGACTCTAGCTCTGCTGACCAGACGAAGCAAAATCAAGCAGAGACGACCGTGGAGGGATAATTCATCGTGACCTTTCCTGACTGCAGGGAAATCTACTTGAAACTGCAACGCTCAGCAAAAGCAGGCAACGCGCGTGGATACAGGCTCAGCCATTTTTCATGTCGCGCAAAGGTTGTCGCGTCTCAGTTTTGTTAACACAAAGCCTGAAGTCCACACAGCCTTGGTTAGAGTAGGAAGGTCAGGGTTGCTGCTTTCTGGATGTTCCGCGTGTGCTTGGAAGACAGTGAAGACGAATCGTGTCCTCCCCCTTACACAAAGGAAAGCCTTCATGGCTTGCCAGAAGCTGTGATAGTTAAAGCCCAAACAAGAAGTTTTTGTGTCTGGCCACAGTGGTATGATAAAGAGCAGCCCAAGCGATGGAGGGTTTGAAGCGCCTTCCTGATACAGGACTTTGTGACTTtacagttttggtttttttaaattaccacAGAGGGAGGTGAAATTCTGACTTGGCGCTGAGGAAACGGAGGGTGAAACTTTTCTAATTACTCAAATGCCGAGTCAGCCAACGACGTTGCTAGCTGGGAGATTCGGGACAGACCAAAGGACTTCTTCACCCTACACATTCACTACCACGGGTTGTAGCGGCGGCCACAAAGGTTTTAAAAGGGATTAGATCAAGTTGGGGAGAGGTCTTTCTCAAGGGAGCCTCCATATCCAGGAGCAGTCTACCTAGGAACACTGCGAGGAGATAACACCAGAACAAGACCCGGGTCTCAATGctagcgtagtgtagtggttaagagcaggtggattctaatctggaaaacccagggtttgattccccattcctacatttgAGCAGCGGACGCTgaaaccagatgtgtctccgcactcctacattcctgctgggtgatcttgggctagtcgcagttctctccgaactctctcagccccacctgcctcacaaggggtctgttgtggggagaggaagggaaaggagcttgaaagcccctctgagtctctttacaggagagaaaggtgggatataaatccaaactattcttctcttTTCTCTACGCCTTGGTTGCTGGCCCTGCAGGACAAACTGGTGGACTGCTTTGGgagtcaggatgctggaccaCACAGACCACTGAGTCGATCCAGCCAGGCTCTTCCCTGTGTCCCGAAGGGGCTCTGCCTTTGatagggggatatgattgaagtctataaaattatgcatggggtagaaaatatcgacagagagaaatttttctctctttctttctcacaatactagaaccagggggcatccattgaaaatgctggggggaagaattaggactaagaaaaggaaacacttcttcacacaacgtgtgcttggtgtttggaatatgctaccacaggaggtggtgatggccactaacctggatagctttaaaaggggcttggacagatttatggaggagaagtcgatcgatggctaccaatcttgatcctccttgatctgattgcaaatgccttagcagaccaggtgcttgggagcagcagcagcagaaggccattgctttcgcatcctgcatgtgagctccctccaaaggcacctggtgggccactgcgagtagcagagagctggactagatggcctctggtctgatccagctggcttgttcttatgttcttatgatagccAGGCTGAACTTGGAAACGGAAAGGGACAGCCAACGATGTGCTCAGCCTGGTGTTCCCTCGGATGTCTGAATTTTTCAAGGGCAGTCTGCCCAGTGGCCCAAGAATGAACCTTTCCTCCCCAGCCAAGATTCACGCCGCTCGCAGCTGCTGGAAGGCACGTACCAAGTTTGTGGCAAACTGTGAATAAGCAAAAGGATATTTTGCTCACCTGACGGTTCTCCATAGCAACCCTTACTAAGTCTTGGGACGAGGGGAAAACCTTTGCATTGGCATCAGTGAGGGTCTTACCAGCACCCCGTCCGGCCCCACCCATTCTGAGAAGGAACAAACCCAGGGACGTATTCCAAACAAAGTTGTTTTATTGAAAGTGTAACGAAATTTTCTTCATATTGCTTGGATGAAATGCGAGACAGCAGCTTGTagacatttctctttttttgtttgtttttactacaaatggaaaaatggaaaaaggtaaaaataaaagcatttttaaacgTGTACCTTTAAGCAACGTAAGCACAATATATACAAAGAGAAGCTAAAATAAAGCTGTTGAAATCGAAGTTTCAATCAATACGATAATTACAGGCTGTGTCAATAAATagccagttttttttcctttaaaaaactgtttaGACAGGCAACATTTTACACATGATACAGAGGGGTATATATTTACAAATCAGTGCACCcttggggggtgtgggggggggaagattgGCACCAACGCAAAATAAAAGGAATAAGTTAGCAGGGGGGAATTGTGAATGGCAGGGAGCTTCCTCCCGGCCAATCTCCcgacattcattttaaaataacatatataACATATGCAGAGAAACATAGGAATGTTCTGGAAAAAGCAACTGCTTTAGTGCCAAAGAATATTAATCAGTACCAAAAAAGTGACCTCACTGGACGACTGCTGAATTAAAAAAGCTCTCCTAATTAAATAAAAAgtaggattaaaaaaaagttaaataaacCATTTTCCATTGGCCCAAGACACCGACCACGCTGAGCGACTCCCTGGTTGGAAAGTCACCCTTTTGCACTGGATTTCGCGTCACAACGCCCAACTCTGGCCGTCCACGTGTTCGTGGACCATGCTTCCCATCAGCAagggttcatgggaattgtagtccatgaacacccaGAGGGCCAGATTTGGACAGCCCTGCTGTAGACAATTTTGATAGCTATCTTAGTTTCACTTCAAAAATAAAAGACTTTGCATAGACAGCCGGGCTGGACCCCttcccctaaggcaggggtggccaacctatggcgctccagatgttcatggactacaattcccattagcccagctgccatgctggcaggggctgctgggaattgtagtccatgaacatctggagcgccataggttggccacccctgcctaaGGGTTCCAGTGTGAAAGGAATTCTGGGCATTTTGTCAGTCCCCAGAGGTCAAAGGACAAAGCTGCTGACCTCTAAGGGGCAAAAAAGCCAACTTGGTAACTTAATGAAGCAACCCTTCTCCTATTCCCAGTGGTCCCTAACAATTCCCAAATTAGAGTGGCGACTAGCAACCGCGTCATGGAGCTCTGTCGATCCAGCAAAGTGGCGCCATATTTGCTCTCCTGGAATAAGGACATTCCACAGGAGATGGTAAAGCGCCCGCAGGAGAAATGGTTGGGTCAAATCAGTATTTGCGAGAAAACCTGATAGGTTTCTGCCTCAACTGGCAAAACCATGGAGAAGAAAAACGCACTTCCGTATGTGCTAAAGAACTGCATTTTATGGGGCAAAGATGTCAATTCGGCACGACGCCCCCAAACCTAAATTTGATAACCCAGTTATATTTTCAGATCCTGTTTGGCCGCCGCTCAGTGACAGCCTCGTGCGAAAGAGACTTCCTtcccagatttcttttttaagctgctcgATTTCCCTGGCAATCTCTGAAACAAACAATATGCACAGTCACATGGCTGGTATAGGTGCCCGTGCATATTAAATACCGGGCTGCGTTTCGAATGCAATAAATTATACGGAAATGGCCAAGCAGCGCCACACATTCTGAAGCAGGCATTTAGCTGTTTTAAAAGGTTCCTGGACAGAAGGAGGGGCACCATACGCCTTGGTGGATATTCTCTGGCCAGCGATATCCAATTCAAAGCTATCCTCAGTGAACGCCGAGAAGTTCCAGCCTTGGTGGGACAAGACTCTGTGGCGGACACCACGCTTTGGGCAGAACTTGTAAGAAAGTGGCAGCCGCTggtagaagtttttaaaaaacaaaacggcCATCACTGAAGAATCtacacccccttcctcccccccatcccccccgccCGGATCTTCTCCCTTCTATTAAGAGTCTTGTTCTAAACAAGCCAAATCATTTCGGTTCGAATTGCTCCCTTTCACTTGAGTGGTTTGCACAGAAGTCAACTTGGCCAGCTGGGATCAGGTTCCCCGGGAAAGCGAGGAGCATAGGAATGCAGTGGCCAGCAGGGTGCAATACTTATACAGATACTTGGGGGTTCTCTCTAACCTCCCGCCCATTAGCACTGTGTGTGGTGCTACTATTCAGACGCCTGGTTTCACATTGGGTTGGTGGTCCCACAAGCAGCCAACTCAACCCCTAAGCCTGTGAGAACAAcgtatatggcagtggtggcgaacctttggcactccagatgttatggactacaattcccatcagcccctgccagcacggtcaattggccatactggcaggggctgatgggaattgtagttcataacatctggagtgccaaaggttcgccacctcgggTATATGGGATATAAAGTTTCGGTTGCTTGACCCACTCCAAAGGGCCGCCTTAGCTGCAAAGCACGGCTCCTCCATGCAGTCGGGCTCCGTTAACAGATCAGCTCAGCGCAGATCTCATGGCCAAATCCTTAaggaaattaaataaattagaaaataatttaCAAGAGGAATTGGTTCCCCGCTCCTTTAAATTGTTCATATTATCCCGCCCCCTTTAAtagacaggtgtcaaactctgcagccctccggatgttatggactacagttcccatcatcccctgccagcatggtgctggcagggggtgatgggaactgtagtccataacatctggagggccgcgagtttaacaCCTTATTTGTCTGCAGCAAAATTATGGGTATCCCACTTTTCTACCATTTTATCTTGTACCCATCGAGAcgacttttttccccttctttaaaTAATAGTGAAACCCCCCCTTATCGCCTTCTACAGAAGACGTGGGGGCTGCCCCCTTTCAGTTTCGCCCCCTTTGATCGTCCTGCACTTGCTACCCTTTGGGGGCATGTGGTGCCCCAAGGCTTGAAGACCCCACTGTGACCCGGAGACCCCTTCCGGGGGGCCCAACAGGCCTGCTTTCATCCCCTCATTATATGGTCCAACGTGCGCGAGAAATCCTCCAGCAGACCAGCGCACAGTGTGGTCACTACGAGAAAATGAATCACGGCAAGCTGGAAAAATTAAAACTGGTTTTAAAGCAATTTCGCCGCTTCTCCCCAAGAACTCACCGAGAGGGGGAACGGGAATCTCTTAAAAagcctcctcaccccccccccccatcttaaaGTTACAACTCTTCCCTTGAAGAAGTCACAACGGTGAAAACATGATTAAGTGTGTAGTGCTGGTTGAGGCCATGGAAAAGTTATTCAAAGCCAGAGAACGCGTTCTGAGCACTTTCCTGCAGTTTCACCCCAAAGAAAAACCACCCATCACAAACACGCCTTTGGGGGCCTGTGCTACTAAGCACCCATTTTCCACCTTCCAGCCCTTGAGAAACCCCTTGCGTGAAAGCGtcgacaaataaataaatacagatatattatgcaaaaaaacaaacaaatatgattgTACACATAATACATCTGAGGTATTACCAATTTAAATAAAGATTTCATGCTCTGTTCAAGCTTCTGTGGCTATTAAAAATTGGAGGAAATTTGCAATAAATAGGAAGGAAAGAATGGCTATGTATATAATAGCGTatgggtggttgttgttttttctgtaaACGTTTTCCCGTTTAAGTGAGAGCTAGCTCTCAAGCAAATCGTTTGCAcaataaatatatagatataaatCCCAAAGTAACTTGAGAAATTGCCCGCCAACATCGTCAATGTTGTCAGAAGGTGCTCTGTGGTTGGCCCACAATGTTAAACGTAAGGAACTTCTAAACATAATTTCTATAAAGGACTCCCCTGCCCCCGTATACAAAATGCAGGTAAATTCCGATAGTTTTGCAAACGCTAtcttctgccccccacccaccccctgtccCCACCCCACGAACGCCATGAAAAGGCGAAGGGTTTTTGCACAAAACAGTAAGAAAACTGATTGTAACTGCAGGAATTCAAAGTGTtcgggggaaaaaaataacaaacaaacaaacgtttGCTTGCTCCAAAAGCTCTCGGGAACATGTCCTTCTCTGGCAGGAAGGCCTGCTTATTTAATTAAGCACTTAAAAAGTTTCCACAGGGGAGGCCCCCTCCCACGGTCAAATTTAGACCTTTACAGTCTCCATCAGCGATGATTTCATGGCATCTTCCAAAAGCTGATTGTCTGTAAAAGGCGCTGGGGTTTCTGGGACAGATTCAGACAAGCCAATCAAAGACTCTAAAAAGCAGGCGCCCTGGTCCCCTACCTGCGGCATGTTGGGGAAATTCGGCAACTGGAGATGCAAGGCCGAAAAGTTGTCAAGGTTTTCGTACTCCTTCAAGGAATTATAAAGAGGTCCCAAGTTGTAATCTGAAAACGACTGGAAGAAATCCAGGGAGTCTGAGGAGAGACTCAAGTCCATGTAGTTCCGGGAGCACTGCTCCGCCGAGGATGGCGGGCAGCACAAGGTGCCCCCACACAGCGCCCCGGCGGCAGCGTCCTCCAAAAAGCAGCTGGCGCCCTGGTTGGCGTTTTCATCCAAACATTCGGTGATGTTGGGCAAATGGCTGAAAGCGCTCCCGGGGCCGAGCTTCTCGGGGGCTCCCGCGACAGGGTGGCCAACGACATCCGCACTGAAGAAGTCTGTCGGGTGGAACGAGCTCAGGTTATCTTGGACGCTGCTTCGGGCCCCGCTTTCCTCTTCCGCGTCGGAATCGTTGAAGTGGAGTATCCGGGCCAGGCCGTCGTCGTCGACGTCCGACTGCGACTTCTCCGACGGGACGGCCTCGTACAGCTCTTCCAGATCCTCGCTCTGACTGGACGATGCCGAAGAGTCTGTCATGTcgctgctgcagctgttctcgccgAGCGCCTCCAAGTCCATGTTGAACTGGAAGGCGGGCGCCAGGGGAGGAGTCCGCTCCTCGAACGCCCCCTTGCCTACCGGACACCCGAAGGGGTGGAGCCTGTCTGGGAAGGGCGGCTCCGGCTCCGCGTTTCTCTCGCTGCTCTGCTGGTTCTTCTCCAGCTCCAGCTTCATGATGGTGTGGATGAAGTGCGTCTGCACTCGGGCCTGGTTGAACTCTATGCGCCCTTCCGTGTTCCCGCAGCCGTCTTTTGTGCAGCCGCAAGGAAACGATGTGTGGTCCATCTgtcacaaaaaaagaaagacccGGAACGTTAGCCAAGCACAGGAGGAGAAACAGGGATGTTACTGAGCCGTTTTCTTTTTCAGCTGAGTGTCTCTTGGGGCTGGTTCACATGTGCGCATCATGGAGCTCCCTCAACGCCACCTGAGACTCTAACAGAATGGGAGGA is a genomic window containing:
- the CSRNP1 gene encoding cysteine/serine-rich nuclear protein 1 is translated as MSGVLKRKYDELEDDAPYSSSSSSSSPFSSSSASSGWESDDENARGDIKPGPALNANFTPTSILKKSKRLKRNTVEFDRVTVFYFPRCQGFTSVPSRGGCTLGMVNRHSFSREFTLAEFSAEQEAVRREKLKERLKEEKLEALKWKLTMNGTKESEEANQLTTEDISDDDIELGSVEPEDGFFLQPYAAKKRRALLKALGVKKVDKEEKRELHSIRLSREDCGCNCQEFCDPETCSCSLVGIKCQMDHTSFPCGCTKDGCGNTEGRIEFNQARVQTHFIHTIMKLELEKNQQSSERNAEPEPPFPDRLHPFGCPVGKGAFEERTPPLAPAFQFNMDLEALGENSCSSDMTDSSASSSQSEDLEELYEAVPSEKSQSDVDDDGLARILHFNDSDAEEESGARSSVQDNLSSFHPTDFFSADVVGHPVAGAPEKLGPGSAFSHLPNITECLDENANQGASCFLEDAAAGALCGGTLCCPPSSAEQCSRNYMDLSLSSDSLDFFQSFSDYNLGPLYNSLKEYENLDNFSALHLQLPNFPNMPQVGDQGACFLESLIGLSESVPETPAPFTDNQLLEDAMKSSLMETVKV